One region of Etheostoma spectabile isolate EspeVRDwgs_2016 chromosome 21, UIUC_Espe_1.0, whole genome shotgun sequence genomic DNA includes:
- the LOC116671448 gene encoding rho-related GTP-binding protein RhoN, which produces MEINKGLLRCKIVVVGDTQCGKTALLHVFAKDSYPENYVPTVFENYTASFEIDKQRIELNMWDTSGSAYYDNVRPLAYPDSDAVLICFDISRPETLDSVLKKWQGETQEFCPSAKVVLVGCKLDMRTDLNVMRELSKHRLIPVTHEQGTTLAKQIGAVAYTECTSRYSENSVRDVFHVTTLASVSRIHRPQLKRAGSRCGLKRVSQQPPRNEIHEHPPAIRKARAKSCVLM; this is translated from the exons ATGGAGATCAATAAGGGATTACTGCGCTGTAAGATTGTTGTGGTCGGCGATACGCAGTGTGGCAAGACGGCTCTCCTTCACGTTTTTGCCAAAGACTCGTACCCAGAG AATTATGTTCCCACTGTGTTTGAGAATTACACGGCCAGCTTCGAGATCGACAAACAGAGGATCGAGCTCAACATGTGGGACACTTCAG GTTCAGCCTACTATGACAATGTGAGGCCGTTAGCGTATCCTGACTCAGACGCTGTCCTCATCTGCTTTGACATCAGCCGTCCGGAAACACTGGACAGCGTGCTGAAAAAG TGGCAAGGGGAGACGCAGGAATTCTGTCCCAGTGCCAAAGTGGTGCTGGTCGGGTGCAAGTTGGACATGAGGACAGACCTCAACGTCATGAGAGAGCTTTCCAAACACAGACTCATTCCTGTCACCCACGAACAG ggCACTACTTTGGCAAAGCAGATCGGTGCCGTGGCCTACACAGAGTGCACCTCAAGGTATTCAGAGAACAGCGTCCGTGATGTTTTTCATGTCACTACCCTGGCGTCTGTATCCCGTATCCATCGGCCTCAGCTCAAACGTGCTGGATCACGTTGCGGACTCAAGCGGGTCTCCCAGCAGCCTCCCCGGAATGAGATTCATGAGCACCCACCTGCCATTCGAAAGGCCCGGGCCAAAAGCTGCGTGCTCATGTAG